A window from Shimia isoporae encodes these proteins:
- a CDS encoding twin-arginine translocation pathway signal, translating into MVFTRRTFLAASGASLLASGGMHPARAKSLAPTRTMRGGANNYIPNAPIVKRIGGGGFWMTGSVRRAGDGAPLENIRIQIWAHTTEGYERDWHSHGATLTDAKGNFRLEMPQIVPAFGQAHGHLAYDSGDYKTVFLRPVMRSSKDTTLNADFVLEPS; encoded by the coding sequence ATGGTCTTCACCCGCCGTACGTTTCTTGCCGCTTCCGGCGCATCGCTTTTGGCATCAGGCGGCATGCATCCGGCTCGAGCCAAGTCTCTTGCGCCTACCCGTACCATGCGCGGAGGCGCGAACAACTACATCCCCAACGCACCAATCGTTAAGCGCATCGGAGGCGGTGGTTTTTGGATGACCGGCTCCGTGCGTCGCGCCGGAGATGGCGCACCACTTGAAAACATCCGAATTCAAATATGGGCCCACACAACGGAAGGCTACGAACGCGACTGGCACAGCCACGGCGCAACCCTGACCGACGCCAAAGGGAACTTCCGCCTTGAAATGCCACAGATCGTGCCGGCCTTTGGACAGGCTCACGGCCACCTCGCTTATGACAGTGGTGATTACAAAACGGTGTTTTTGCGGCCCGTCATGCGCAGTTCCAAAGACACAACTCTGAACGCCGATTTTGTTCTCGAACCGTCCTGA
- a CDS encoding bifunctional alpha/beta hydrolase/OsmC family protein — MPTKRVTFQGHDGGKLAARLDMPDGPHLATALFAHCFTCSKDIPAARRISGRLSAMGIAVLRFDFTGLGHSEGEFSNTNFSSNVSDLLAAAQFLTAEGMPPTLLIGHSLGGAAVLRAAGEIASVKAVTTLGTPFDPGHVTHNFGGALETIAKEGAAEVNLGGRPFTIRQSFVEDVNAANLAQAIGALKKALLVLHAPRDEIVGIDNAGEIFQAAKHPKSFVTLDDADHLISDAEDAEYAAEVIAAWAGRYLDLKPPAPPPGAPEGIVRVSEADSKGFLQDVNAGPLHHALADEPLAYGGTNRGMTPYGFLSAGLGACTSMTIRMYARRKGWPLDHVWVDVSHDKLHVKDAEAPNGDKVDTFKRVIHLSGTLSADQRDKLVEIADRCPVHKTLERTSKVITTVA; from the coding sequence ATGCCCACCAAACGCGTTACCTTTCAAGGCCACGATGGCGGCAAACTTGCGGCCCGGCTGGACATGCCGGACGGTCCGCATCTTGCAACGGCGCTTTTCGCGCATTGCTTCACTTGCTCCAAGGACATTCCTGCGGCGCGACGGATATCTGGGCGTCTCAGCGCCATGGGGATAGCCGTACTTCGGTTTGATTTCACGGGGCTGGGACATTCTGAAGGTGAGTTTTCCAACACCAACTTTTCTTCCAATGTCAGCGACTTACTAGCGGCAGCACAGTTTCTTACTGCTGAAGGCATGCCTCCGACTTTGCTGATTGGACACAGCCTTGGCGGCGCGGCGGTGCTACGCGCTGCAGGCGAAATTGCGTCGGTTAAGGCGGTAACGACACTAGGAACGCCGTTCGACCCCGGTCACGTGACTCACAACTTTGGCGGGGCGCTCGAAACGATCGCCAAGGAAGGTGCCGCCGAGGTCAACCTTGGCGGTCGCCCGTTCACGATCAGGCAGAGTTTTGTGGAAGACGTGAACGCGGCGAACCTTGCTCAGGCGATAGGCGCATTGAAAAAGGCCCTGCTGGTCCTGCACGCCCCGCGAGACGAAATTGTTGGCATAGACAACGCTGGCGAAATCTTCCAAGCCGCGAAACATCCCAAGAGTTTTGTGACCCTCGACGACGCTGATCATCTGATTTCCGACGCGGAGGATGCAGAGTACGCCGCCGAGGTTATTGCTGCTTGGGCAGGTCGCTACCTTGATTTGAAACCGCCAGCTCCGCCGCCAGGCGCTCCGGAGGGAATTGTTCGGGTTTCCGAGGCCGATTCAAAAGGCTTCCTACAGGACGTAAACGCAGGTCCACTTCACCACGCGCTCGCTGACGAGCCATTAGCGTACGGTGGAACAAACCGCGGGATGACCCCATACGGGTTCTTGTCTGCGGGCCTTGGTGCCTGCACGTCGATGACAATTCGAATGTATGCCCGCCGAAAAGGCTGGCCTCTCGACCACGTCTGGGTCGATGTCAGCCACGACAAACTCCACGTGAAAGATGCCGAAGCACCAAATGGCGACAAGGTCGATACGTTCAAACGGGTCATTCACCTTTCGGGCACTCTTTCAGCAGACCAACGAGACAAGCTTGTCGAGATTGCGGACAGATGCCCGGTCCACAAAACTTTGGAACGCACAAGCAAAGTCATCACGACTGTCGCATGA
- the glnA gene encoding type I glutamate--ammonia ligase, translated as MSADAVLQLIKDEDAAYVDIRFTDTRGKLQHVTVDVDLVDEDFLEEGFMFDGSSIAGWKSIEASDMKLIPDTASAYVDPFYAEKTICLHCSIVEPDTGESYERDPRGTAEKAEAYLKASGIGDVAYMGPEAEFFLFDDVRFSNTINKVSYEVDAIDGSWNTDTEYEMGNMGHRPGVKGGYFPVNPTDDSHDLRSEMLSTMKRLGMKVDKHHHEVASCQHELGLIFDSLTKQADELQKYKYVIHNVAASYGKSATFMPKPIYGDNGTGMHVNMSIWKDGKPLFAGDKYADLSDEALYFIGGILKHAKTLNAFTNPSTNSYKRLIPGFEAPVLRAYSARNRSGCVRIPWTESPKAKRVEARFPDPSANPYLAFAALLMAGLDGIKNKINPGEAMDKNLYDLPAEELAGIPTVCGSLREALECLEADHDFLLAGDVFTKDQIEGYIELKMEEVETYEHTPHPVEFGMYYSC; from the coding sequence ATGAGCGCAGACGCAGTTCTCCAGCTGATCAAAGACGAAGATGCGGCATATGTCGACATCCGTTTCACCGACACACGCGGCAAGCTGCAGCACGTGACCGTGGACGTGGACCTCGTAGACGAAGACTTCCTCGAAGAAGGCTTTATGTTTGACGGTTCCTCCATCGCGGGCTGGAAATCGATCGAAGCTTCCGACATGAAGCTGATCCCCGACACCGCTTCGGCATATGTTGACCCGTTCTATGCGGAAAAAACCATCTGTCTGCACTGCTCGATCGTTGAGCCTGACACTGGTGAATCCTACGAGCGCGACCCGCGCGGCACCGCAGAAAAAGCCGAAGCCTACCTGAAAGCATCCGGCATCGGTGACGTGGCTTACATGGGCCCGGAAGCAGAATTCTTCCTGTTCGACGACGTGCGCTTCTCCAACACCATCAACAAAGTGTCTTACGAAGTAGACGCGATCGATGGTTCCTGGAACACCGACACCGAATACGAAATGGGCAACATGGGCCACCGCCCTGGTGTCAAAGGCGGCTACTTCCCGGTCAACCCGACCGACGACAGCCACGACCTGCGTTCCGAGATGCTCTCCACCATGAAGCGTCTGGGCATGAAAGTGGACAAGCACCACCACGAGGTTGCCTCCTGTCAGCACGAGCTGGGCCTGATCTTTGACAGCCTGACCAAGCAGGCGGACGAACTGCAGAAGTACAAGTACGTGATCCACAACGTGGCCGCGTCCTACGGGAAATCCGCAACCTTCATGCCCAAGCCGATCTACGGCGACAACGGCACCGGCATGCACGTGAACATGTCGATCTGGAAAGACGGCAAGCCGCTCTTTGCTGGTGACAAATATGCCGACCTGTCTGACGAAGCACTGTACTTCATCGGCGGCATCCTGAAGCACGCGAAAACGCTGAACGCCTTCACCAACCCGTCGACCAACTCCTACAAGCGTCTGATCCCGGGCTTCGAGGCACCTGTTCTGCGCGCCTACTCCGCACGCAACCGCTCGGGCTGTGTCCGTATTCCGTGGACCGAAAGCCCGAAAGCAAAGCGCGTAGAGGCACGTTTCCCGGATCCGTCCGCGAACCCATACCTCGCGTTTGCAGCCCTGCTGATGGCTGGCCTGGACGGCATCAAGAACAAGATCAACCCTGGCGAAGCCATGGACAAGAACCTGTACGATCTGCCTGCCGAAGAACTGGCCGGTATCCCGACTGTATGTGGGTCCCTGCGCGAAGCTCTGGAATGCCTCGAAGCAGACCACGACTTCCTGCTGGCTGGCGACGTGTTCACCAAAGACCAGATCGAGGGCTACATCGAGCTCAAGATGGAAGAGGTCGAAACCTACGAACACACACCGCACCCTGTTGAATTCGGCATGTACTACTCCTGCTAA
- the dddP gene encoding dimethylsulfonioproprionate lyase DddP: MNQHFSDTRKIDPSRGALLGDNTPNDGNRIEIGPTRLAIKEWAAAGLQQPDLQAMRKHRWKRLTKHIVDRGYAGLLMFDPLNIRYATDSTNMQLWNTHNPFRAVLLCADGYMVIWDYKNSPFLSEFNPLVREARSGADLFYFDRGDKIDVAADVFSNEVRTLLEEHAGGNKRLAVDKIMLHGLRALEAQGFEIKEGEEVTEKARAVKGPDEILAMRCAHHACETAVAEMEKFTREKVPFGNTSEDDIWAVLHAENIRRGGEWIETRLLASGPRTNPWFQECGPRIVQNNEIVAFDTDLVGSYGICIDISRTWWVGEEKPTDAMVYAMRHAHEHIMTNMEMLKPGVTIPELTANAHKLDEKFMQQKYGCLMHGVGLCDEWPLVSYADKAVPGAFDYALEPGMVLCVEALVGEVGGDFSIKLEDQVLITEDGYENLTSYPFDPQLMGES, from the coding sequence ATGAACCAACACTTTAGCGACACTCGAAAAATCGATCCCTCACGTGGTGCCCTGCTTGGGGACAACACACCCAACGATGGCAACCGTATCGAAATCGGCCCGACGCGTCTCGCGATAAAAGAATGGGCTGCAGCTGGACTTCAGCAACCCGATCTCCAGGCCATGAGAAAACACCGTTGGAAGCGCCTGACCAAACACATCGTTGATCGTGGCTATGCCGGCCTTCTGATGTTTGATCCGCTGAATATCCGCTACGCCACGGACAGCACCAATATGCAACTGTGGAACACGCACAACCCGTTTCGCGCCGTGCTTCTCTGCGCAGACGGATATATGGTGATCTGGGACTATAAGAACTCTCCATTTTTGAGTGAATTCAATCCATTGGTTCGCGAAGCTCGTTCAGGAGCAGACCTGTTCTATTTCGACCGGGGCGACAAAATTGACGTGGCAGCAGACGTCTTCTCCAACGAAGTCCGAACCCTTCTTGAAGAACACGCAGGAGGCAACAAGCGCTTGGCCGTGGACAAGATTATGCTCCATGGGCTGCGCGCGCTTGAGGCTCAGGGCTTTGAGATCAAGGAAGGTGAAGAGGTCACAGAAAAGGCCCGCGCCGTCAAAGGCCCGGACGAGATTCTTGCCATGCGTTGCGCCCACCACGCATGTGAAACCGCCGTGGCCGAGATGGAAAAATTCACACGGGAAAAGGTACCGTTCGGAAACACCTCGGAGGATGACATCTGGGCTGTCCTACACGCAGAGAATATCCGCCGCGGAGGTGAGTGGATCGAGACCCGCCTCCTCGCGTCCGGACCTCGCACCAATCCATGGTTTCAGGAATGTGGCCCACGCATTGTCCAGAACAACGAAATTGTTGCGTTTGATACTGACCTTGTCGGTTCCTATGGCATCTGTATCGATATCTCCCGTACCTGGTGGGTAGGTGAAGAAAAACCGACCGACGCAATGGTCTATGCAATGCGTCATGCGCACGAACACATCATGACCAATATGGAAATGCTCAAGCCCGGTGTCACGATCCCGGAACTGACTGCCAACGCCCACAAACTCGACGAAAAATTCATGCAGCAAAAATACGGGTGCCTGATGCATGGCGTCGGTCTCTGTGATGAATGGCCATTGGTGTCTTACGCCGATAAGGCAGTTCCCGGCGCGTTCGACTACGCACTTGAACCGGGTATGGTGCTTTGCGTTGAGGCGTTGGTCGGAGAAGTCGGAGGTGATTTTTCTATCAAACTCGAGGATCAGGTCCTGATTACCGAAGACGGATATGAAAATTTGACGTCTTATCCTTTCGACCCACAGCTTATGGGGGAATCCTGA
- a CDS encoding amidohydrolase family protein: MFKPILPMLTVCLATQAWADGDHEPIGDAVKDLPIFDAHIHYKQPAWSEYSVASVIELMDKSGVAMGLVSSTPDEGTIMLWEYAPNRIVPELRPYHGSAGSSNWAKAEGMADYLEKRLNAYPHQGIGEFHIHRLDTSDAKLFRQIIKMARSRDIYLHVHAGTEPIRWLKSLDPRVKIIWAHAGLGTPAPEVYDLMAEFPDLLADTSLREYDILDRSGKLDLDWGKVIFAFPDRLMVGSDTWVNSQWDNYEAIIASNRAWLSVLPRDIAEQIAYKNAERVFGRTVSRSLLGTR; the protein is encoded by the coding sequence ATGTTCAAGCCCATCCTTCCAATGCTTACCGTTTGTCTAGCAACCCAGGCATGGGCCGATGGTGATCATGAACCCATCGGAGATGCCGTGAAAGACCTGCCAATCTTTGACGCACACATTCACTACAAACAGCCTGCTTGGTCTGAATACTCCGTCGCATCGGTGATCGAGCTTATGGACAAATCCGGAGTTGCCATGGGGCTGGTGTCCTCCACTCCGGACGAAGGCACCATCATGCTTTGGGAATACGCTCCCAATCGTATTGTTCCGGAACTTCGCCCCTACCACGGCAGCGCTGGCTCCTCGAACTGGGCCAAGGCCGAAGGTATGGCGGACTACCTGGAGAAACGTCTGAATGCCTACCCGCATCAAGGCATCGGCGAATTTCACATTCACCGCCTCGACACGTCCGACGCAAAGCTGTTTAGGCAGATCATCAAAATGGCCCGCAGCCGTGACATATATCTACATGTTCACGCGGGCACAGAGCCGATCCGCTGGCTCAAATCACTCGATCCAAGGGTCAAAATCATCTGGGCCCACGCGGGCCTCGGCACGCCTGCACCCGAAGTCTATGACCTGATGGCGGAATTCCCGGACTTGCTGGCGGACACCTCGCTTCGCGAATACGACATTCTGGATCGGTCCGGAAAACTGGATCTTGATTGGGGCAAGGTGATTTTCGCCTTTCCGGACAGGTTGATGGTTGGCTCTGACACTTGGGTCAACAGCCAGTGGGACAACTACGAAGCCATCATCGCTTCCAACCGGGCGTGGCTGTCCGTGCTGCCCAGAGATATCGCGGAACAGATCGCCTACAAGAACGCCGAACGGGTTTTTGGCCGTACGGTGTCGCGCTCCCTCTTGGGCACACGGTAA
- a CDS encoding MBL fold metallo-hydrolase, which translates to MPVTEDKERFTVKFSGVSTILVDDGRTQVLIDGYFSRVHRSLFNTMAPDLEQIVAGSDALGIRDFECINAVAEPANTCASRQYSGLSVIIPAHGHYDHAMDSAIVAARHGAILLADESGRDLRAAARTFVGDNCDDCDWDRVAPSEYFDSGAQNARSFGAGSFKITLYRTEHFCSFITEFGAGNNPEDIVLPTSLFGMKEGVAVSILVEQGDKGLLIVPSSNAFETVVAEHGIKADVVMMGIGGNGWKSKSYLENVFTSLAEEAGAKRIIPIHWDKDSTKLFGEGHDSQNVQLEPSAIMRLDRTLAVMDSVTQEFAADVGFAPVIDAFDPFAGIDS; encoded by the coding sequence TTGCCGGTAACGGAAGACAAGGAGAGGTTCACCGTCAAATTTTCCGGTGTCAGTACAATTCTGGTGGATGACGGGCGGACGCAAGTTCTGATCGATGGCTATTTTTCGAGGGTGCATAGAAGCCTGTTCAACACCATGGCGCCGGATCTTGAGCAGATCGTGGCAGGCTCTGATGCTCTCGGTATCCGAGATTTTGAGTGTATCAACGCGGTGGCCGAGCCGGCCAACACATGCGCAAGCCGGCAATACAGCGGTCTTTCAGTGATAATTCCGGCACATGGACACTATGACCACGCGATGGACAGCGCGATTGTTGCGGCGAGGCACGGTGCGATTTTGTTGGCTGATGAAAGCGGCAGGGACCTGCGTGCGGCGGCCAGAACATTTGTCGGAGACAATTGTGACGATTGTGACTGGGATCGGGTGGCACCGTCAGAATACTTCGATAGCGGAGCACAGAACGCGCGTAGCTTTGGCGCCGGTAGTTTCAAAATCACGCTTTATCGGACCGAGCACTTCTGTTCGTTCATCACCGAGTTCGGCGCGGGGAACAATCCCGAAGACATTGTTTTGCCGACGTCTCTGTTTGGCATGAAGGAAGGCGTGGCAGTGTCGATATTGGTGGAGCAGGGAGACAAAGGTCTTTTGATCGTGCCAAGTTCCAATGCGTTTGAAACGGTTGTGGCCGAACACGGCATCAAAGCGGATGTTGTCATGATGGGGATTGGTGGCAACGGTTGGAAAAGTAAGTCTTATCTCGAAAATGTCTTTACGTCCCTCGCAGAAGAGGCGGGCGCGAAACGGATCATTCCAATTCATTGGGACAAGGATTCGACCAAATTGTTCGGCGAAGGGCATGATAGCCAGAATGTCCAACTCGAGCCGTCAGCAATCATGCGGCTAGACCGAACTTTGGCTGTCATGGACAGCGTGACACAAGAGTTTGCCGCGGACGTTGGGTTTGCTCCGGTGATAGATGCTTTTGACCCCTTTGCTGGGATCGACAGCTAA
- a CDS encoding gamma carbonic anhydrase family protein: MGHIGKNVTLDDPAFVHDSALLYGNVHIGKGASVWPHVVTRAEVFEIRIGARTNIQDFVMIHVGMATPTIVGEDCSITHRVTLHGCEIGDRCLIGIGATIMDGAKIGANSIVAGHAIVSEGSVFPENSVIAGVPAKVVATRDNGMANLANAKFYEMNARNFAEGRDVFSNEQLMALGQLFQG, translated from the coding sequence GTGGGACATATCGGAAAGAACGTGACACTGGATGATCCTGCCTTTGTGCATGACAGCGCGCTGCTCTACGGCAACGTCCACATAGGCAAAGGGGCGTCAGTCTGGCCTCACGTTGTGACGCGGGCCGAGGTGTTTGAAATTCGAATTGGTGCGCGTACCAACATTCAGGACTTTGTAATGATCCATGTCGGTATGGCCACACCGACGATTGTCGGGGAAGACTGTTCGATCACGCATCGTGTGACTTTGCATGGATGTGAAATCGGTGACCGGTGCCTAATCGGCATTGGCGCGACAATTATGGACGGCGCGAAGATCGGCGCGAATTCGATTGTTGCCGGGCACGCCATTGTATCTGAGGGCTCGGTTTTCCCGGAAAACTCGGTGATTGCAGGTGTGCCGGCGAAGGTTGTGGCAACGCGTGATAACGGAATGGCCAATCTGGCAAATGCCAAATTCTACGAGATGAACGCCCGCAACTTTGCAGAAGGGCGAGACGTGTTTTCAAATGAACAGTTGATGGCGTTGGGGCAGCTGTTCCAAGGCTGA
- a CDS encoding AbgT family transporter, giving the protein MTDTDTTSKSSAMQRFLAMVEGLGNRLPHPTILFIWLCLGILALTAILAALGVSVETATGTYAVNNLIGNEPIDLQNPRNGQVIASYPSGWQYLFSTLTPNFVNFAPFGMVVVIMIAIGVAEHSGLIGATIRKLVVSVPAALVTPTVVFAGVMANIAADAGYFVLIPLGALVFWGLGRHPLAGLAAAFAGVSGGFSANLVITSLDPLLGGFTQPAAAVGDSILGTDFAETMNIATMNYYFLVVSTALVVVIGTIVVNKIVEPHLGSYTPDEDAELPEMPQGASAAETRALRLAGLSALLYIGVIVWTALPTQGSLPLQGVFSTASLAPDTIAALEARYGSVNITHAPLFQTHILVSILFFFFLIPGFVYGRAVGAFKTGADFVRTMEKAALSMAGFIVMVFFMAQFVAYFNASNIGVVIAMQGAELLEALPADSTGGRIALILCFVILSGFINLFMGSASAKWAILAPIFVPVMMTVGITPAATQMLYRIGDSTTNIITPLMTYFAFVITVGAKYRPGFGIGSLVSLMLPFSISFMIAWTILFMLWAFAGLPLGPDAGIFFELPK; this is encoded by the coding sequence ATGACTGACACAGATACGACCAGCAAATCCAGCGCGATGCAGCGCTTTCTTGCAATGGTCGAAGGCCTCGGCAACCGCCTGCCCCATCCCACAATTCTCTTTATTTGGCTGTGTCTCGGTATCCTCGCGCTGACTGCCATTCTTGCAGCCCTCGGCGTTTCGGTGGAAACCGCAACTGGAACCTATGCGGTCAACAACCTGATCGGCAACGAACCGATCGACCTGCAAAACCCGCGCAACGGTCAGGTGATCGCGTCCTACCCCTCTGGCTGGCAGTATCTCTTCTCCACACTGACACCCAACTTCGTGAACTTTGCTCCCTTTGGCATGGTTGTCGTCATCATGATCGCGATTGGCGTGGCAGAGCATTCCGGCTTGATTGGGGCAACCATTCGCAAATTGGTGGTGTCCGTACCCGCAGCATTGGTGACACCAACTGTGGTGTTTGCAGGGGTTATGGCCAACATCGCGGCCGATGCAGGCTACTTTGTTCTTATCCCCTTGGGAGCTCTGGTCTTTTGGGGGTTGGGTCGCCACCCGCTGGCCGGCCTCGCGGCGGCATTTGCCGGCGTTTCCGGCGGCTTCTCCGCGAACCTGGTCATCACCTCACTTGACCCTCTGCTTGGCGGCTTTACGCAACCTGCCGCGGCGGTCGGTGACAGCATTCTCGGCACCGACTTTGCCGAGACCATGAACATTGCGACGATGAACTACTATTTCCTCGTCGTCTCCACAGCTTTGGTGGTGGTCATTGGCACGATCGTGGTGAACAAAATCGTCGAGCCTCACCTTGGCAGCTACACACCGGACGAAGACGCAGAATTGCCGGAAATGCCGCAAGGCGCGTCTGCGGCAGAGACCCGCGCTCTGCGGCTGGCTGGCCTCTCCGCCCTGCTTTACATTGGCGTGATCGTCTGGACTGCCCTGCCGACGCAAGGCAGCCTGCCACTTCAGGGCGTGTTCTCGACAGCATCACTCGCACCGGACACCATCGCCGCTCTGGAAGCCCGCTACGGCTCTGTCAACATCACCCATGCGCCTCTCTTCCAAACGCATATTCTGGTGTCCATCCTGTTCTTCTTCTTCCTGATCCCGGGGTTTGTTTACGGCCGGGCAGTTGGCGCCTTCAAAACCGGCGCGGACTTTGTCCGCACGATGGAAAAAGCGGCCCTGTCCATGGCTGGTTTCATCGTGATGGTCTTCTTCATGGCGCAGTTCGTGGCTTACTTTAATGCGTCCAACATCGGCGTTGTCATCGCGATGCAAGGCGCCGAGCTTCTGGAAGCCCTGCCCGCCGACAGCACCGGAGGCCGCATTGCGCTGATCCTCTGCTTTGTGATCCTGTCTGGGTTCATCAACCTGTTTATGGGATCTGCTTCAGCCAAATGGGCTATCCTCGCACCGATCTTTGTGCCCGTGATGATGACCGTCGGCATTACCCCTGCTGCGACGCAGATGCTTTATCGCATCGGGGACAGCACCACCAACATCATCACGCCGTTGATGACCTACTTCGCATTTGTCATCACTGTCGGCGCCAAATACCGTCCTGGTTTCGGCATCGGCTCCTTGGTTTCGTTGATGCTGCCCTTCTCGATCAGCTTCATGATCGCATGGACCATCCTCTTCATGCTGTGGGCCTTCGCTGGTCTCCCACTTGGGCCCGATGCAGGCATCTTCTTCGAATTGCCAAAGTAA
- a CDS encoding heme-dependent oxidative N-demethylase family protein, whose translation MTRLFATRISSFSDADSVFDGYQRRMTEILQKTIPYDALADVSLPGIGPMDKNDWVLVDDAFAAQMSERERLLAERREEVVAVTAGAEEACAELLDAVLSALESRADYQVGPSVKRPDGRRVVVDENDPLGTLCKLVQQDFCVLEKRGDEHVMTAAVLCFPASWTLEEKIGKPLIDIHIPVSEYDANIARRVQRLFDGIRVGKPLWRKNAHWYLEPDLFHPRRENAPRKQEVEGNYLRSERQSLVRLPKSQAVIFGIHTFVLRREDLPA comes from the coding sequence GTGACGCGCCTGTTTGCGACGCGCATAAGTTCGTTTTCGGATGCAGACAGCGTGTTTGACGGCTACCAAAGGCGCATGACAGAGATACTTCAGAAAACCATCCCATACGATGCATTGGCCGATGTGTCGTTGCCGGGTATCGGTCCGATGGATAAGAACGATTGGGTATTGGTTGACGACGCCTTTGCCGCTCAAATGTCTGAAAGGGAACGGCTTTTGGCGGAACGTCGTGAGGAAGTGGTTGCCGTGACCGCGGGTGCGGAGGAGGCTTGTGCCGAGTTGCTGGACGCAGTCTTGAGCGCATTGGAGTCGCGCGCGGATTATCAAGTTGGACCATCTGTGAAGCGCCCTGATGGGCGGAGGGTTGTGGTCGACGAAAATGACCCCCTTGGGACCCTTTGCAAACTTGTCCAGCAAGATTTCTGCGTACTTGAAAAACGTGGCGATGAGCACGTGATGACGGCTGCTGTCTTGTGTTTTCCGGCGAGTTGGACACTTGAAGAGAAGATAGGTAAGCCACTGATAGATATTCATATTCCTGTGTCGGAGTATGATGCGAACATTGCCCGTAGGGTGCAGCGGCTGTTCGATGGAATACGGGTGGGAAAGCCTCTTTGGCGCAAGAACGCGCATTGGTATCTGGAGCCGGATCTTTTCCATCCCCGGAGGGAAAACGCGCCGCGAAAACAGGAAGTTGAGGGCAACTATCTGCGGAGCGAGCGACAGAGTCTGGTGCGTTTACCCAAATCGCAGGCCGTCATTTTTGGCATCCATACGTTCGTTTTGCGACGTGAGGATTTACCTGCCTGA
- a CDS encoding ferric reductase-like transmembrane domain-containing protein: MLWSLFAIVFVTPLALAGTSPLLAWRSGIYIAASFAGIIAFGLCLLQPLLATAILSVNSPQQARRLHRLTGTVVFSGVLFHISGLWITSPPDVIDALLLRSPTPFSIWGVLATWALLLIAFLAVARRKLRWPPQRWGRVHLLLATILVTGAILHVLLIEGTMEPLSKFLLCLLLLAATLNAVKRAAAQKNRFFTSTKPKRR; encoded by the coding sequence TTGCTTTGGTCGCTGTTCGCGATCGTCTTCGTGACACCACTGGCACTCGCTGGCACATCCCCGTTGCTTGCGTGGAGGAGCGGTATCTACATCGCCGCCAGTTTTGCAGGAATCATCGCTTTCGGCCTTTGCCTCCTGCAACCGCTACTGGCGACCGCAATTCTGTCCGTTAACTCGCCCCAGCAGGCACGACGCTTGCACCGCCTGACTGGCACGGTCGTTTTCTCAGGCGTTCTATTCCACATCTCAGGACTCTGGATCACCAGCCCGCCGGACGTCATCGACGCGTTGCTGCTCCGCTCACCGACGCCGTTTTCAATTTGGGGAGTGCTGGCAACTTGGGCGCTCCTATTAATCGCCTTCCTTGCGGTCGCCCGACGAAAGTTACGATGGCCACCTCAAAGATGGGGACGTGTACATCTCCTGCTTGCCACAATACTCGTGACCGGGGCTATTCTTCATGTCCTGCTTATCGAGGGCACAATGGAGCCGCTTTCCAAATTCCTGCTTTGCCTGCTTCTTTTGGCCGCAACTTTGAACGCAGTAAAAAGAGCCGCCGCGCAAAAAAATCGATTTTTTACATCCACAAAGCCAAAAAGAAGGTAA
- a CDS encoding aggregation factor core, protein MRIPFATVFFPTLALAAVVATHALSDVDVRFVEGAPKDRFEVTNSGACALTASTVALDLSTSQAGLIFDVTGAGAGVEVFQPFEITAGKEALKRIPVVTDGQDKLLLEIETLEPGAMVSFTIDVDDTIGQREITVSGSEIEGASVHLQQADAKTIATFTPSATARIETAGC, encoded by the coding sequence ATGCGCATTCCCTTTGCCACTGTTTTCTTCCCCACCCTGGCCCTCGCTGCAGTGGTCGCCACCCACGCGCTCTCCGATGTGGATGTGCGATTTGTTGAAGGCGCGCCTAAGGATCGCTTCGAGGTCACAAACTCCGGCGCTTGTGCCCTGACAGCATCTACAGTCGCGCTTGATCTTTCGACATCTCAAGCGGGACTGATTTTTGACGTCACGGGTGCCGGTGCCGGAGTTGAAGTGTTCCAGCCTTTTGAAATCACGGCGGGGAAAGAAGCTTTGAAACGCATCCCGGTTGTTACCGACGGGCAAGACAAGCTTCTTCTGGAAATCGAAACGCTCGAACCCGGAGCAATGGTCAGCTTCACCATCGATGTGGACGACACGATCGGACAGCGCGAAATCACTGTTTCCGGCTCGGAAATCGAAGGGGCATCCGTACATCTTCAACAAGCCGACGCCAAAACGATTGCGACCTTCACACCAAGCGCAACGGCCCGCATCGAAACTGCAGGATGCTGA